The genomic DNA GAAGGAACAAATCCTCTGGGGACACAACGGCGCGGAAAAATGGAACGTCGCGCACGATGCCTGGGACAAAACTCTAACCTTGATTGCGCCCGCCATAGATGTCGCACGCGCCGAAGGCATTACGCTGGTGGTCGAAACGGGCAATGGGACAATGGTCAATTCCAATTACACCGCCCGCAAGCTCATCGACGATCTCGATGCAAAGGGCGTCCTCAAAGTGCTGTGGGACCCAGCCAACAATTGCTGGTGCCATGAGCGTGCCTTTCCCGATGGCTATGCGGAAGTGCGGGATGGCTATCTCGGACACATCCACATCAAGGACGTCGAAGTTGATACCCCCCGCGCTACACTCACCGTTAAGAAGATGGGCGAAGGTCAGTTAGCGGACCAGTTCGCACCATTGGCCAGCGCACTTCAAGCCGATGGCTACGAGGGCGTGGTAAGCTTTGAGTCAGTCTACCACCCGGGAAATGGTGATTTTGAAGGGGGCTTCCGCGCCTGCATCGATACCTTCAAAGCGCACTTCGCTTAGGCGGTGCTAGCTGCGGGATACGCAAGGCGTGAAGATCACCAAAACACAAAGTCATGTCCTCGCGTACGACCTGCCGGAGGAACTTGGCTACTCGCAGCAGTTTTACGCCAGCCGCACCGCGCATTTGGTGGAAGTATCAACCGACGAGGGCATCACCGGCTGGGGGGAGTGCTTCGGCCCTGGTCCAGTTGCATTAGCCAACAAGGGAATCGTTGAGGGCGTTATCGCGCCAATGGTCTTGGGCATGAGCCCCCTCGACCGTGATGTGATCTGGCACAACGCCTATAATCTCATGCGCGACCACGGCCAAAAAGGCATGCCTATGCAAGCGCTATCCGGGGTTGATGTTGCGCTTTGGGATATTGCCGGAAAGGTGATGAACCAACCACTCTTCAACCTCCTGGGAGGCGCGCATCGGCAATCGGTGCCCGTCTATGGTTATGGCATGATGCTCAAACGCGAGAGCGTCGATGACCACATCGCTCGTTTTGAGCACGAGGCGAGCGCGATACTTGAGATGGGGTTTAGGGCAACAAAGATGAAGGTCGGGCTCGGCCCAACAGATGATATCAAGCTTTGCAAGGCTGTCGCCCGCAGCGTCGAGGGCAAAGGGCGGTTCATGGTGGACGCGAACCACTGCTATACGACCGCAGACGCATTCTATGTCGGACGTGCACTCGACGAGATGGGCGCTTACTGGTTTGAGGAGCCTGTCGCTCCAGAGGACTTAGACGGCTACCGGGATCTGCGGGCGGGGCTCAAGACAAACATCTCCGGAGGTGAAGCAGAGTTCGGGCGATGGGGCTGGCGGCGCCTGCTGGAGAGTCGTGGGCTGGATATCGCCCAACCCGAAGTCTGTGCTCTTGGTGGAATTTCAGAATTTCAGCGTGTGCTTGCGCTCTGTCACACCCATTTCGTACCAGTGGTCAACCACGTCTGGGGATCTGCGATAGCGGTGGCGGCCAACTTACACTTGCTTGCCGCCATGCCAGCCTTACCCGGTGCTCTCCACCCGTGGGAGCCAATGCTTGAGTTTGACACCACCCACAACCGCTTCCGTGACGAGCTACTGACCGAACCGCTGGACGTACACAGACAAGTCGCGCGCCATTCAGGACGCGTTTCCATACCTCAGGGAGCCGGTCTAGGGGTAGAACCCGACCTGGCGTTTATTGAGCGGTTTCGCATCGCTTGAGCAACGCAAACGCACCTGCGCCCACGATCAGCGAATGCGGAACGGAGCCGAGCCACCAACGGATATTGTCGTTGGCACGCGTAAGAAGGTCTTTCGTGTGGCCTTGCCAGGATCACCGTCCAAGATATCAAGGATCAGTCTCGCCGAAAGGCGGCCAATCTCGCGCGGTCGCACATCTACCGTGGTTAAAGTGGGAACACTCACACTTGCAATATCGTAGGCACCAAAACCAGCGATCGCTATGTCCTCCGGCACGGAAACGCCGCGGCGTTGACACTCGGTAAGCGCTCCGAAGGCCGCCAGATCTGATACACCGATAACAGCGTCTGAATCAGGATAGTCGGAGAGAATTTTCGACATCGCGTCGGCGCCGGTCTGCATGGACGCTGGCGGTGAGCCAACGCCGACAAGGCGATCCGCTAAAAGGTTTCTGGATGACATGGCTGCAATAAAGCCACTGCGCCGATCCGCGCCGCGATTATCGTCTCCAGCATCGCCTCCAATGAAGGCTATCTTGGTTCTGCCGTGCGAGACCAGGTGTTCAACAAGCGCCTCCATTGTCTCGGCGTTCGAAAAACCGACAACATGGTCCACCGGATCCTCGGGAAGGTCCCAGGTTTCTATGATCGGGATGCCCGCAGCAACAAGGCGCTGTCGCGCACGCTCTGAGTGACGTCCACCGGTCAGGACTATCGCGTCCGGCCTCCGCTGGAGAAGCTGATCGATAAGCTGCTCTTCTCGCTTCAGGCTATAATTGGAATTACCGAGCAGTATCTGGCGCCCGCTTGCTTCAATCTCATCTGACAGCCCTCTTAAAGTCGCAGCGAAGTTCGCGTTATTGACAGAGGGAATGATGACCGCAACGAAATTCGAGCGTTGCGTCCGCAGGTTCGACGCCATCGTGTCGAAAACATAGCCCATTTCATCGGCTGTCTTGTGAATGAGCTCGCGGGTCTTACGCCTGACCGAGGCATCATCCTTGAAAGCACGACTGACCGTCATGACGGATACGCCTGCCGCTTGGGCGACGTCTTTCATTGTCGGTGTTCTTGGCATCCCAGCCCGTTTCCAAATCCACCCGCCTCTTTTGGGATGGTATCGATGAGAAGGCGCGCCACCGTCTAACCTAAGCAGCTATGCATCGCGCAGTACTAAACGAAAGTCGATCCTAACGTCTTAGGGCATGCCCACGCTTCCACCGATAAGCGAGAGGC from Pseudomonadota bacterium includes the following:
- a CDS encoding sugar phosphate isomerase/epimerase family protein; amino-acid sequence: MKLGVICDGISRNLPCAIDVMDEFNLEYAELQFVGDKEVGDHSAQEIRDIDQLLRDRGKPVSCLSRHVFAGLTIANTPGDEAHTKHLDALKRVIEMAHIVGSPLVRIMTNKKEQILWGHNGAEKWNVAHDAWDKTLTLIAPAIDVARAEGITLVVETGNGTMVNSNYTARKLIDDLDAKGVLKVLWDPANNCWCHERAFPDGYAEVRDGYLGHIHIKDVEVDTPRATLTVKKMGEGQLADQFAPLASALQADGYEGVVSFESVYHPGNGDFEGGFRACIDTFKAHFA
- a CDS encoding mandelate racemase/muconate lactonizing enzyme family protein, with translation MKITKTQSHVLAYDLPEELGYSQQFYASRTAHLVEVSTDEGITGWGECFGPGPVALANKGIVEGVIAPMVLGMSPLDRDVIWHNAYNLMRDHGQKGMPMQALSGVDVALWDIAGKVMNQPLFNLLGGAHRQSVPVYGYGMMLKRESVDDHIARFEHEASAILEMGFRATKMKVGLGPTDDIKLCKAVARSVEGKGRFMVDANHCYTTADAFYVGRALDEMGAYWFEEPVAPEDLDGYRDLRAGLKTNISGGEAEFGRWGWRRLLESRGLDIAQPEVCALGGISEFQRVLALCHTHFVPVVNHVWGSAIAVAANLHLLAAMPALPGALHPWEPMLEFDTTHNRFRDELLTEPLDVHRQVARHSGRVSIPQGAGLGVEPDLAFIERFRIA
- a CDS encoding LacI family DNA-binding transcriptional regulator, encoding MKDVAQAAGVSVMTVSRAFKDDASVRRKTRELIHKTADEMGYVFDTMASNLRTQRSNFVAVIIPSVNNANFAATLRGLSDEIEASGRQILLGNSNYSLKREEQLIDQLLQRRPDAIVLTGGRHSERARQRLVAAGIPIIETWDLPEDPVDHVVGFSNAETMEALVEHLVSHGRTKIAFIGGDAGDDNRGADRRSGFIAAMSSRNLLADRLVGVGSPPASMQTGADAMSKILSDYPDSDAVIGVSDLAAFGALTECQRRGVSVPEDIAIAGFGAYDIASVSVPTLTTVDVRPREIGRLSARLILDILDGDPGKATRKTFLRVPTTISVGGSAPFRIR